A genomic region of Rhodohalobacter sp. 614A contains the following coding sequences:
- a CDS encoding sulfotransferase family protein, with the protein MQTTFHFISGLPRSGSTLLSGILQQNPDFHAGMTSPVATLIHGVLEQMGAGSEFYSHFNEEKRRRIFKAIIDAYYEDVSRPVIFDTNRIWTARLHQLTEIYDDFKVICLVRNPAWIMDSFEKVYRKNPFDYSKMFTAANRATIYSRCESLMSGVTGLAMTALKEAFYGEYSEQLLLVEYDLLAQHPENTMKLIYRFLGRDYYDHDFDNVEYSHDEFDQSLGVKGLHTVQRKVEFKPRRTILPPDLFQKYSDLAFWRDTSGSAASVIAPKSNNSLQPNHTT; encoded by the coding sequence ATGCAGACGACATTCCATTTTATATCCGGATTGCCACGATCGGGATCTACCCTTTTGTCCGGTATTTTGCAGCAAAACCCGGATTTCCACGCCGGCATGACGAGCCCCGTTGCCACGCTTATTCACGGTGTTTTAGAACAAATGGGAGCCGGTTCAGAATTTTACTCTCATTTTAATGAAGAAAAACGGCGGCGGATTTTTAAGGCCATCATCGATGCCTATTACGAAGATGTTTCCAGGCCCGTTATTTTTGATACCAACCGCATCTGGACGGCCAGGCTTCATCAGCTCACAGAAATTTATGATGATTTTAAAGTGATCTGCTTAGTCCGCAATCCCGCATGGATTATGGACAGTTTTGAAAAAGTATACCGCAAAAATCCGTTTGATTACAGCAAGATGTTTACGGCTGCAAACCGGGCTACCATCTACTCCCGGTGCGAAAGCCTGATGAGCGGCGTGACGGGACTGGCCATGACGGCCCTCAAAGAGGCTTTTTACGGTGAATACTCTGAGCAACTGCTGCTGGTGGAGTATGATCTGCTTGCACAGCATCCCGAAAATACCATGAAGCTGATCTACCGTTTTCTGGGCCGGGATTATTACGATCACGATTTTGACAATGTAGAGTACTCCCATGATGAATTTGATCAAAGCCTGGGCGTGAAAGGCCTGCACACTGTTCAGCGAAAAGTAGAATTTAAACCGCGGCGAACTATCCTTCCGCCCGACCTTTTCCAGAAATACAGCGACCTGGCATTCTGGCGGGATACGTCCGGTTCCGCGGCAAGTGTCATCGCTCCCAAAAGCAATAACAGTCTTCAACCAAATCACACTACATGA